In the Aliarcobacter cryaerophilus genome, one interval contains:
- a CDS encoding rod-binding protein — MEINSSNLYNKDILKTNKFENLNSSSLEKVEDKELREVSNNFEAFFINQILETSLKSTSIAGEEAGSDIIKSMYLQSISDSSSGNFGISDMLYNFLSQNNKKEQG; from the coding sequence ATGGAGATAAATAGTAGTAATTTATATAACAAAGATATTCTAAAAACAAATAAGTTTGAAAATTTAAATAGTAGTAGTCTTGAAAAAGTTGAAGATAAAGAACTAAGAGAAGTAAGTAATAATTTTGAAGCATTTTTTATAAATCAAATATTGGAAACTTCTTTAAAATCAACTAGCATCGCAGGAGAAGAGGCTGGTAGCGATATTATAAAAAGTATGTATTTACAATCAATTTCTGATAGTTCTAGTGGTAATTTCGGAATTAGTGATATGCTTTATAACTTTTTATCACAAAATAATAAGAAAGAGCAAGGTTAA
- the flgC gene encoding flagellar basal body rod protein FlgC produces the protein MGFFDGYNVSTSGMSAQRTRINVVSANIANAKTTHTQEGGPYKKQQVVFEDVLLANKTRRTNSNDIEVNNSPQSDLALRAVGVKKIIHTDAQPVLRYDPTHPDANEKGYVAYPDINPVIEMVDLIEAMRSYEANVTAFNTHRGIDTKTLDILAGN, from the coding sequence ATGGGTTTTTTTGATGGATATAACGTATCAACTTCAGGAATGAGTGCACAAAGAACAAGAATAAATGTTGTAAGTGCTAATATTGCAAATGCAAAAACAACTCATACTCAAGAAGGTGGACCATATAAAAAGCAACAAGTTGTTTTTGAAGATGTTCTATTAGCAAATAAAACTAGAAGAACAAATTCAAATGATATTGAAGTAAATAATTCTCCACAATCTGATTTGGCTCTTAGAGCTGTTGGAGTAAAAAAGATTATTCATACAGATGCGCAACCTGTATTAAGATATGATCCTACTCATCCAGATGCAAATGAAAAAGGTTATGTAGCATATCCTGATATAAATCCTGTTATCGAAATGGTTGATTTAATAGAGGCTATGAGATCTTATGAAGCAAATGTTACTGCATTTAATACTCATAGGGGAATTGATACAAAAACTCTAGATATATTAGCTGGAAATTAA
- the flhF gene encoding flagellar biosynthesis protein FlhF, which yields MNRLSFLGETPTEALRNAQIECGEDAIVISTKKIANANGYNKDMYEIVVAVEDEEIQKNMEFTKTAITKATVESQPIKAQVYDYKEEILKMQSLLEQVQKTLWKPKSQLYDLLIPPEFIDVYTIFEKNEFDSEMTYTIMKKTIKELPVSLKSNQKKVNDFFKLVLRRVIPIKMEQPLRKEQRKIMMMVGPTGVGKTTTISKLAARFAYKMEQNHKVGVITLDSFRVGAIEQLQAYTNIMRLPLEIVKKPEDLTEALLRLKNCNYIFIDTAGSSQYDIDKIELINEYRNHVYELPIEKTLVLPSNVKHSDLMEIYKNYSILDIDNLIFTKLDETKSFGNVISFSHKTKKSITYFSIGQNVPDDLIAADASFLIDCFMNNECSKEI from the coding sequence ATGAATAGACTCTCTTTTTTAGGGGAAACACCAACAGAAGCCTTAAGAAATGCTCAAATTGAGTGTGGAGAAGATGCTATTGTAATCTCTACAAAAAAAATAGCAAATGCAAATGGTTATAATAAAGATATGTATGAGATAGTTGTTGCTGTTGAAGATGAAGAGATTCAAAAAAATATGGAGTTTACAAAAACAGCAATTACTAAAGCTACTGTTGAATCTCAACCTATAAAAGCACAAGTTTATGACTATAAAGAGGAGATTTTGAAAATGCAATCTCTTCTTGAACAAGTACAAAAAACTCTTTGGAAACCAAAAAGCCAACTATACGATTTGCTTATACCTCCAGAATTTATAGATGTTTACACTATCTTTGAAAAAAATGAGTTCGATAGTGAGATGACATACACTATTATGAAAAAGACAATAAAAGAACTTCCAGTTTCACTAAAATCAAATCAAAAAAAAGTAAATGATTTCTTTAAATTAGTTTTAAGAAGAGTTATTCCTATTAAAATGGAGCAACCTTTAAGAAAAGAGCAAAGAAAAATTATGATGATGGTAGGTCCTACAGGAGTTGGAAAAACTACAACTATTTCAAAGCTAGCTGCAAGATTTGCTTACAAAATGGAACAAAACCATAAGGTTGGAGTAATTACTTTAGACTCTTTTAGAGTAGGTGCAATAGAACAGCTACAAGCATATACAAATATTATGAGACTTCCTTTAGAAATAGTAAAGAAGCCTGAAGATTTGACTGAAGCACTTTTAAGGCTTAAAAATTGTAATTATATTTTTATTGACACAGCAGGTTCAAGTCAATATGATATAGATAAAATAGAACTTATAAATGAGTACAGAAATCATGTATATGAACTTCCTATTGAGAAAACTTTGGTTTTACCTTCAAATGTAAAACATAGTGATTTAATGGAGATTTATAAAAATTATTCAATACTTGATATTGATAATTTAATCTTTACAAAATTAGATGAGACAAAAAGTTTTGGAAATGTTATATCCTTTTCACATAAAACAAAAAAATCAATAACATATTTCTCTATTGGACAAAATGTTCCTGATGATTTAATTGCAGCAGATGCTTCATTTTTAATAGATTGTTTTATGAATAATGAGTGCAGTAAGGAGATATAA
- a CDS encoding FliM/FliN family flagellar motor switch protein: MASDLSNVFKNELSNTLEQLLGKKAKISETKKLDDIFDSSSFIEADVKFDIKGLSSAIVFYIPTISATKFEYLMLGGMGDLKEDIDDETTDAVNEIVSNICGSFCTASNAQGMPDIVGMKSEIKGTKKVEKSALSGKDIYLFNISLEEDATPILISFEKTFSPFFSLITGVNDEKPVVSTPTAPVAPTITQTQSIVGVPNPSKNLELLYNVRLKLSVRLGTKIVLLKDILRWDVGEIIELEQMVNEPLEILINGVKIGEGEAVIVEGKFGLKIKKIINEDLKLDKIGL; encoded by the coding sequence TTGGCATCAGATTTATCAAATGTATTTAAAAACGAGCTATCAAATACACTAGAGCAGTTATTAGGGAAGAAAGCAAAAATTTCTGAAACAAAAAAATTAGATGATATTTTTGATTCTTCAAGTTTTATAGAAGCAGATGTAAAATTTGATATAAAAGGTTTAAGTTCAGCTATAGTTTTTTATATTCCAACTATTAGTGCTACAAAGTTTGAATATTTAATGTTAGGTGGAATGGGTGATTTAAAAGAAGATATTGATGATGAAACAACAGATGCTGTAAATGAGATAGTTTCAAATATTTGTGGAAGTTTTTGTACTGCTTCAAATGCTCAAGGTATGCCAGATATTGTAGGTATGAAATCAGAGATTAAAGGAACAAAAAAGGTAGAAAAAAGTGCATTAAGTGGAAAAGATATATATCTTTTTAATATATCTTTAGAAGAAGATGCAACTCCTATTTTAATCAGTTTTGAAAAAACATTTTCTCCTTTTTTCTCCTTGATTACAGGAGTAAATGACGAAAAACCAGTAGTTTCAACTCCTACGGCTCCAGTTGCACCAACTATAACTCAAACTCAATCAATTGTAGGAGTTCCAAATCCATCTAAAAATCTTGAACTTTTGTATAATGTTAGATTAAAATTAAGTGTAAGATTAGGTACAAAAATAGTTCTTTTAAAAGATATATTAAGATGGGATGTTGGTGAGATTATTGAGCTTGAACAGATGGTAAATGAACCACTGGAGATTCTTATAAATGGTGTAAAAATAGGTGAGGGTGAAGCTGTAATTGTAGAAGGAAAGTTTGGATTAAAGATTAAAAAAATTATAAATGAAGATTTGAAATTAGATAAAATAGGATTGTAA
- a CDS encoding flagellin, with protein MEIGRVAQIDNAKENYEIKTKQVSSVEEKVKTIQEDEYKKNSSKEPVSELNEVILDNIKFGYNRESKDFFVKITRGDIENKYPTEDMMKIKAFLIEELEKSIKN; from the coding sequence GTGGAAATTGGAAGAGTAGCACAAATTGATAACGCAAAAGAAAACTATGAGATAAAGACAAAGCAAGTAAGCAGTGTTGAAGAAAAAGTTAAAACAATACAAGAAGATGAGTATAAAAAGAACTCTTCAAAAGAGCCTGTAAGTGAGTTGAATGAGGTTATTTTGGATAATATTAAGTTTGGATACAACAGAGAGTCAAAAGATTTTTTTGTAAAAATAACAAGAGGCGATATTGAAAATAAATATCCAACAGAAGATATGATGAAAATAAAAGCTTTTTTAATTGAAGAGCTAGAAAAAAGTATTAAAAATTAA
- the fliE gene encoding flagellar hook-basal body complex protein FliE — MSIVGAINYLNPLQGIDSANVKQSETLSESQYADKSFKDLLNGAINEVNDSQIEGYNSMKEIATGKVANLQEAVQKIEEAELSLKLGLEVKNKAINAYREIMRMQI; from the coding sequence ATGAGCATAGTAGGTGCTATAAACTATTTAAATCCATTGCAAGGTATTGATAGTGCAAATGTAAAACAAAGTGAAACTTTAAGTGAAAGTCAATATGCTGATAAATCTTTTAAAGATTTGTTAAATGGGGCTATAAATGAGGTAAATGATTCTCAAATAGAAGGATATAACTCTATGAAAGAGATTGCAACAGGAAAAGTTGCAAATCTTCAAGAAGCTGTTCAAAAAATTGAAGAAGCAGAATTAAGTCTTAAATTGGGATTAGAAGTTAAAAATAAAGCTATAAATGCTTATAGAGAAATTATGAGAATGCAAATTTAG
- a CDS encoding AAA family ATPase encodes MLDARLSQAEKLINLTSKVNSEVSSSKTKLLTITSGKGGVGKSTFTANFAYILSQKNLRVLVLDADIGLANMQVLFDVKPVVTLFDYINGHKKLQEVIIETKYPNLSLIAGKSGYQYATNSSSFIFSRLVQDILDLNFYDILIVDTGAGLNDYVKEFLKVSTNILAITSTDPSALTDVYSLIKMLAIDKKSLMLCFNHTKNDLVGETISNSLINLAKKNRLKSEFVIKYIGSVPSSENITKIARARRIFVNEFPQEEASFRLHSIVDRVLKNI; translated from the coding sequence ATGCTAGATGCTAGATTATCTCAAGCCGAAAAATTAATAAATCTTACTTCAAAAGTAAATAGCGAAGTAAGTAGCTCAAAAACAAAACTTTTGACAATAACATCTGGAAAAGGTGGAGTTGGAAAATCTACTTTTACAGCTAATTTTGCTTATATATTATCTCAAAAAAATTTAAGAGTATTGGTTTTAGATGCAGATATAGGTTTGGCAAATATGCAGGTACTTTTTGATGTAAAACCAGTAGTTACTCTTTTTGACTATATTAATGGGCATAAAAAACTTCAAGAAGTAATAATAGAAACGAAATACCCAAATTTATCTTTAATTGCTGGGAAAAGTGGATACCAATATGCAACAAATAGTAGTAGTTTTATATTTTCTAGATTAGTTCAAGATATATTGGATTTAAATTTTTATGATATTTTGATTGTTGATACTGGAGCTGGATTAAATGATTATGTAAAAGAGTTTTTAAAAGTATCAACAAATATTTTAGCAATAACTTCAACAGATCCTAGTGCTTTAACTGATGTCTACTCTTTGATAAAAATGTTAGCAATCGATAAAAAAAGTTTAATGCTCTGTTTTAATCATACAAAAAATGATCTAGTTGGTGAAACAATTTCAAACTCTTTGATAAATTTAGCTAAAAAAAACAGATTAAAAAGCGAATTTGTGATAAAATATATAGGAAGTGTACCAAGCAGTGAGAACATTACAAAAATAGCTAGAGCTAGAAGAATATTTGTTAATGAGTTTCCACAAGAGGAAGCTTCTTTTAGGTTGCATAGTATTGTAGATCGTGTTTTAAAAAATATTTAA
- a CDS encoding flagellar hook-length control protein FliK — MANLVDIFTQTSGLKGEATVLSTSEDLPKDKPSLFDSLLKTSIEDIENSSAQNTNSKIVSQNITSNLEKSPLDAEVIEVNTKLIDEGFDSQAINLDENSNSEEVIKDLSKNITNELSKDNTKKDEIKEPTKNIQNSISSKNSLLDRLVLEVKNSNLEQVPKVEQILSEPSENADVLSTDKSFIKSLDKVIEGLKNQNNLEQKLDSEKIIISKDDKLVEIIKEQEILIEDINGNNLQIKDDNSQNFDDVTLETTQNLSQIIVNSEDRQNVENQIETSVVLKDSLNFENILIVEDEVVKSDAIKNETVKNENKLNSQNILIVENEIVKTENNTKVDQKLSLMDQLIQTNSKKDITTKIEESATSNPQSVEQINKNSKEVASNIFLAEQKNSLNNQLLFNKNEAVNILKNASSIEDIEKSANILDLDANNLEVEQNISSESLNDLSVDEKEILDRKNILNSILNEKNIRSVDVRNLITNSIEASKALLEDTINILDDKILDIQPNLVNSIQSRIVGAKQQMASMMSDVARQMYENYKPPVTVFRMNLNPGDLGTISVLMKQDKSSGLTINMSVSNIATLELLMENQNMLRNSLAKTFNDSANFNLDFSKGEGGQSQGDSSSNQNQRDKRDSNTQEILRLKKENKDYEEKNDYM, encoded by the coding sequence ATGGCAAATCTGGTTGATATTTTTACACAGACAAGTGGTTTAAAAGGTGAAGCAACAGTTTTAAGCACAAGTGAAGATTTGCCAAAAGATAAGCCATCTTTATTTGATTCTCTTCTAAAAACTTCAATAGAAGATATTGAAAACAGTTCAGCACAAAATACAAATTCAAAGATAGTATCTCAAAATATTACTTCAAATTTAGAAAAGAGTCCTTTGGATGCAGAAGTTATAGAGGTTAATACAAAATTGATTGATGAAGGTTTCGATTCTCAAGCTATTAATTTGGATGAAAATTCAAATAGTGAAGAAGTTATAAAAGATTTATCAAAAAACATAACAAATGAGTTAAGTAAAGATAATACAAAAAAAGATGAGATAAAAGAACCTACAAAAAATATTCAAAATAGTATAAGTAGTAAGAACTCATTACTAGATAGGTTAGTTTTGGAAGTAAAAAATAGTAATTTAGAACAAGTACCTAAAGTTGAGCAAATTTTAAGTGAACCTTCGGAAAATGCTGATGTTTTAAGTACTGATAAGAGTTTTATAAAATCTTTAGATAAAGTTATTGAAGGCTTAAAAAATCAAAATAATTTAGAACAAAAATTAGATAGTGAAAAAATTATAATTTCTAAAGATGATAAATTAGTAGAGATAATAAAAGAGCAAGAAATTCTTATAGAAGATATAAATGGAAATAATTTACAAATAAAAGATGACAACAGTCAAAATTTTGATGATGTAACTTTAGAAACAACTCAAAATTTATCGCAAATAATAGTAAATAGTGAAGATAGACAAAATGTAGAAAATCAAATTGAAACTTCTGTAGTTTTAAAAGATAGTTTAAATTTTGAAAATATTTTGATTGTTGAAGATGAAGTTGTAAAGAGTGATGCTATCAAAAATGAAACTGTAAAAAATGAAAACAAATTAAATTCACAAAATATTTTAATTGTTGAGAATGAAATTGTAAAAACTGAAAACAATACGAAAGTAGATCAAAAATTATCTCTTATGGATCAATTAATTCAAACAAACAGTAAAAAAGATATTACAACAAAAATAGAAGAATCTGCTACTTCAAATCCTCAAAGCGTAGAGCAAATTAATAAAAATTCAAAAGAGGTTGCCTCAAATATTTTTTTAGCTGAGCAAAAAAATAGTTTGAATAATCAACTACTTTTTAATAAAAATGAAGCAGTGAATATTTTAAAAAATGCTTCAAGTATTGAAGATATAGAAAAAAGTGCAAATATCTTAGATTTAGATGCAAATAATTTAGAAGTTGAACAAAATATCTCTAGTGAGAGTTTAAATGATTTAAGTGTAGATGAAAAAGAGATTTTAGATAGAAAAAATATTTTAAATAGTATTTTAAATGAAAAAAATATAAGAAGTGTAGATGTTAGAAATCTTATAACAAACTCAATAGAGGCTTCGAAAGCCCTTTTGGAAGATACTATAAATATTTTAGATGATAAAATTTTGGATATTCAACCAAATTTGGTAAATTCAATTCAATCAAGAATTGTTGGAGCAAAACAGCAAATGGCTTCTATGATGTCAGATGTTGCAAGACAGATGTATGAAAACTATAAACCGCCTGTTACTGTTTTTAGAATGAATTTAAATCCTGGAGATTTAGGAACTATTTCAGTTTTAATGAAACAAGATAAGTCAAGTGGATTAACTATTAATATGAGTGTTTCTAATATTGCAACACTAGAGCTTTTAATGGAAAATCAAAATATGTTAAGAAACTCATTGGCAAAAACATTTAATGATAGTGCAAACTTTAATCTTGATTTCTCAAAAGGAGAAGGTGGTCAAAGCCAAGGAGACTCTTCAAGTAATCAAAATCAAAGAGATAAAAGAGATTCAAACACTCAAGAGATATTAAGGCTTAAGAAAGAGAATAAAGATTACGAAGAGAAAAACGATTATATGTAA
- a CDS encoding tetratricopeptide repeat protein: MKKSIYKIVIIFFILNNFLYANIIESQPQIIFELEKLEASNENLEIQVDFNKAVLHFRKGEYKDALRLFEKTSKVFEAPSLLNMGIIYYKQKDEKKAQEFFNKIYSKKTNLINQPYSFISSCYYLFEITKDDKYMLDLVTIFQNSKKLSEYNELITDIKDAILKELANRYLMIEDYENALGALNAMSYSLDLKKAMILIKLNNFQKASTILKKIREEEKNSEILNKVLWISAYSSLKQNNFEDAQEILDLINDRKKDFNVNIQMPLEIFFNKDLYTYKDYYKSIMKFDEDRMYDFIYYFAPFVFSDSKEIIYDSVKGFIYGKAQSVENLENMVEYNTKFIRLVKQDPIKRVNELKNIIKTDSKAYIYYNLALSYAQINDFTNAYKNFEKAYKLSPGNKLYSVMYLITANKISADIPEKQRAILDKNIKDSGGLYSYFAKELYKLFVNSTYNVVEASQSYEKTVFYKAIDFLKKMNSNENLINHQLLEDYERDPFIYLLKLVQKNKNEDEYRYAARVQDAVTLKYNNNFLDSSLITSKYYIDILRAFGVFSRVDFNIDGNNNPSYLVTKAYSDLYLSKPLTSIETLNRLKDEFGYENRFTMYLSTASFLESLRPEEASIQISLIKAFYKDKDTDFLTAIQLLQNMNISSAKQFLVNKYNNPYIDFRIVGFEEFMLSL; the protein is encoded by the coding sequence TTGAAAAAATCTATATATAAAATAGTTATAATTTTTTTTATACTAAATAATTTTTTATACGCAAATATTATAGAATCACAACCACAAATAATTTTTGAACTAGAAAAACTTGAAGCTTCAAATGAAAACTTAGAGATACAAGTTGATTTTAATAAAGCAGTTTTACACTTTAGAAAAGGTGAATATAAAGATGCTTTAAGACTTTTTGAGAAAACTTCAAAAGTTTTTGAAGCACCATCACTTTTGAATATGGGAATAATATATTATAAACAAAAAGATGAAAAAAAAGCACAAGAGTTTTTTAATAAAATATATTCAAAAAAGACAAATCTAATAAATCAACCATACTCATTTATATCATCTTGTTACTATCTTTTTGAGATAACAAAAGATGATAAATATATGCTAGATTTAGTGACAATTTTTCAAAATAGCAAAAAATTAAGTGAATACAACGAACTTATAACAGATATAAAAGATGCTATTTTGAAAGAGTTGGCAAATAGATATTTGATGATAGAAGATTATGAAAATGCTCTAGGTGCTTTAAATGCAATGAGTTACTCTTTAGATTTAAAAAAAGCTATGATTTTGATAAAACTAAATAATTTTCAAAAAGCTTCAACAATTTTGAAAAAGATAAGAGAAGAAGAGAAAAATAGTGAAATTTTAAATAAAGTATTGTGGATTTCAGCATATTCTAGTTTGAAACAAAATAATTTTGAAGATGCACAAGAGATACTTGATTTAATTAATGATAGAAAAAAAGATTTTAATGTAAATATACAAATGCCTCTAGAGATATTTTTTAATAAAGATTTATATACATACAAAGATTACTACAAAAGTATTATGAAATTTGATGAAGATAGAATGTATGATTTTATATATTATTTTGCTCCTTTTGTATTTTCAGATTCAAAAGAGATAATATATGATTCTGTAAAAGGTTTTATATATGGCAAAGCACAAAGTGTAGAGAATTTAGAAAATATGGTTGAGTATAATACTAAATTTATTCGTTTGGTAAAACAAGATCCAATAAAGCGAGTAAATGAATTAAAAAATATTATAAAAACAGATTCCAAAGCATATATTTACTATAACCTAGCTCTATCTTATGCACAAATCAATGATTTTACAAATGCTTATAAAAACTTTGAAAAAGCATATAAACTAAGCCCTGGTAATAAGTTATATTCTGTTATGTACCTAATTACAGCAAATAAAATATCTGCTGATATACCAGAAAAACAAAGAGCTATTTTGGATAAAAATATAAAAGATAGTGGAGGATTATATAGCTACTTTGCAAAAGAGTTATATAAATTATTTGTAAATAGTACTTACAATGTTGTTGAAGCATCACAATCTTATGAAAAAACAGTTTTTTATAAAGCTATAGATTTTCTAAAGAAAATGAATAGTAATGAAAATTTAATTAATCATCAACTTCTTGAAGATTATGAGAGAGACCCTTTTATATATCTTTTAAAACTTGTTCAAAAAAATAAAAATGAAGATGAGTATAGATACGCAGCAAGAGTTCAAGATGCAGTAACTTTGAAATATAATAATAATTTTTTAGATAGCTCTTTAATTACTTCAAAATATTATATTGATATTTTAAGAGCATTTGGTGTTTTTTCAAGAGTAGATTTTAATATAGATGGAAATAATAACCCAAGCTATTTGGTAACAAAAGCTTATAGTGATTTATATTTGAGTAAACCACTTACTTCTATAGAGACATTAAACAGGCTAAAAGATGAGTTTGGATATGAAAATAGATTTACAATGTATCTTTCAACTGCATCTTTTTTAGAATCTTTAAGACCTGAAGAGGCATCTATTCAAATATCTTTAATAAAAGCATTTTATAAAGATAAAGATACAGATTTTTTAACTGCAATTCAACTTTTACAAAATATGAACATTTCAAGTGCAAAGCAATTTTTAGTAAATAAGTATAATAACCCATATATAGATTTTAGAATTGTTGGTTTTGAAGAGTTTATGCTTTCTTTATAA